A window of Gambusia affinis linkage group LG03, SWU_Gaff_1.0, whole genome shotgun sequence contains these coding sequences:
- the LOC122828483 gene encoding fructose-1,6-bisphosphatase 1-like translates to MSDRGTFDTNVVTMTRFVMEEGRKAKGTGELTTLLNSLGTAVKAISTAVRKAGIAHLYGIAGSTNVTGDQVKKLDILSNDLVINMLKSSFTSCVLVSEENEEAIIVEPEQRGKYIVCFDPLDGSSNIDCLVSIGTIFGIYRKTTEEEPSEKDALQPGRNLVAAGYALYGSATMIVLSTGQGVNCFMLDPAIGEFILVEHDVKIKKRGKIYSLNEGYAKYFDPAVTEYLQRKKFPEDGSEPYGARYIGSMVADVHRTLMYGGIFLYPGNVKSPKGKLRLLYEGNPMAFIMEQAGGMATTGFENILDIQPDGIHQRAPVAMGSPDDVREFIAICKKHAAK, encoded by the exons ATGTCTGACCGGGGAACCTTCGACACCAACGTGGTCACCATGACCCGCTTCGTGATGGAGGAGGGCAGGAAGGCGAAGGGCACCGGGGAGCTGACCACGCTGCTCAACTCGCTGGGCACGGCGGTGAAGGCCATCTCCACCGCGGTGCGCAAAGCTGGGATCGCCCATCT TTATGGGATTGCAGGTAGCACCAACGTGACGGGTGACCAGGTGAAGAAGCTGGACATCCTGTCCAATGACCTGGTCATCAACATGCTCAAGTCGTCTTTCACCTCCTGCGTTCTGGTGTCCGAAGAGAACGAAGAGGCCATCATCGTGGAGCCCGAACAACGG GGGAAAtacattgtttgttttgatccTCTGGATGGATCCTCAAACATCGACTGTCTCGTCTCCATTGGAACGATATTTGGCATTTACAGAAAG ACCACAGAGGAGGAGCCGTCTGAGAAGGACGCTCTGCAGCCGGGCAGGAACCTGGTGGCGGCGGGCTACGCGCTCTACGGCAGCGCCACCATGATCGTTCTGTCCACCGGACAGGGAGTCAACTGCTTCATGCTCGACCCA GCCATCGGTGAATTCATCCTCGTTGAGCACGACGTGAAAATCAAGAAACGGGGGAAGATTTACAGTCTGAATGAAGGCTATGCTAAGTATTTCGATCCGGCTGTCACAGAGTACCTGCAGAGGAAGAAGTTCCCTGAG GACGGCAGTGAGCCGTACGGCGCGCGCTACATCGGATCGATGGTGGCCGACGTCCACCGGACGCTGATGTACGGAGGAATCTTTTTATACCCAGGAAATGTGAAAAGCCCCAAAGGAAAG CTGCGGCTGCTGTACGAGGGAAACCCGATGGCGTTCATCATGGAGCAGGCGGGCGGCATGGCGACCACCGGCTTCGAGAACATCCTGGACATCCAGCCCGACGGCATCCATCAGCGCGCCCCCGTGGCCATGGGCTCCCCCGACGACGTCCGGGAGTTTATCGCCATCTGCAAGAAACACGCGGCGAAGTGA